The proteins below are encoded in one region of Apium graveolens cultivar Ventura chromosome 4, ASM990537v1, whole genome shotgun sequence:
- the LOC141720707 gene encoding L-Ala-D/L-amino acid epimerase-like has translation MASSSFDGKTMAAPVKNIGFKNLIDTFIVNVQKAEGKALNLPLISPINAATVKLEEVRNVAIRIELSNGCVGWGEVPVLPPITAEDQPLAMAKVAETCQFLRKSPSMTLGSLLGEIGRILPGHAYASVRAGVEMAVIDAVAYSMGVPLWGVFGGVSCTITTDMTIPIVSSLEAARLASKYREKGFQTLKLKVGKNLNGDIEVLQSIRAAYPDCGFILDANEGYNCTEAIQVLQTLHEMKLTPILFEQPVHRDDLEGLGRVTQIAKEKYGVYVAADESCRGLNDAKLIVERKLADVVNIKLAKLGVLGALEVIEFARASGLHLMIGGMVESRLSMGFAGHLAAGLGCFKFIDLDAPLHLSEDPVVEGYEVSGPVYKFTNARGSGGSLHWDNI, from the exons ATGGCTTCTTCTTCATTTGACGGTAAAACAATGGCAGCCCCTGTGAAAAATATtgggttcaagaatttgatagACACATTCATAGTTAATGTGCAAAAGGCAGAGGGAAAAGCATTGAATCTCCCTTTGATTTCACCTATCAATGCTGCCACAGTAAAGCTTGAAGAAGTTCGGAATGTGGCCATCAGGATTGAGTTGAGCAATGGATGTGTTGGATGGGGTGAGGTTCCTGTTCTTCCTCCTATAACTGCAGAGGATCAGCCACTTGCTATGGCCAAGGTGGCCGAAACATGTCAGTTTTTGAGGAAGAGTCCTTCTATGACTTTAGGTTCACTGTTGGGCGAAATTGGTAGGATTCTGCCTGGGCATGCATATGCTTCT GTTAGAGCAGGAGTTGAAATGGCCGTGATTGATGCAGTTGCTTACAGCATGGGTGTGCCTTTGTGGGGAGTGTTTGGGGGAGTTTCATGCACGATAACTACAGATATGACA ATCCCAATTGTTTCTTCATTGGAAGCTGCTCGATTGGCTTCGAAGTATCGCGAAAAAGGATTTCAAACCTTGAAACTCAAGGTGGGAAAAAATTTGAATGGAGACATTGAAGTGCTACAATCGATACGTGCAGCCTACCCCGACTGCGGTTTTATCTTAGATGCTAATGAAGGTTATAACTGTACAGAAGCTATTCAAGTTCTTCAGACATTACATG AGATGAAGCTCACTCCAATTCTGTTTGAGCAGCCAGTTCATCGTGATGACTTGGAAGGTCTAGGCCGTGTCACTCAGATAGCAAAAGAAAAATACGGGGTATATGTTGCTGCTGATGAAAGCTGCCGTGGTTTAAATGATGCAAAGTTGATTGTTGAGCGCAAGCTAGCAGATGTCGTCAATATTAAGCTTGCGAAACTTGGGGTACTAGGTGCCCTTGAAGTCATTGAGTTTGCACGTGCATCGGGCTTGCATCTCATGATCGGTGGAATGGTCGAGAGTAGACTTTCCATGGGCTTCGCTGGTCACCTTGCTGCAGGGCTAGGATGTTTCAA ATTCATTGACCTAGACGCACCACTGCATCTATCAGAAGATCCAGTTGTTGAGGGTTATGAAG TTTCTGGTCCTGTGTATAAGTTCACAAATGCTAGAGGCAGCGGTGGTTCCCTCCATTGGGACAACATTTAG